A stretch of DNA from Deltaproteobacteria bacterium:
GAGCTCGGCTGGATGGGGCTGATCCTCCCGGAGCGGTATGGCGGCGCGGGCCTCGACTTCGTCGACATGGTGGTGGTGCTCGAGGAGATGGGGCGCGTGGTCCTGCCGGGACCGTTCTTCTCGACGGCGGTCCTCGGCGGCGTGGCACTCCTCGAAGGCGGTTCGGAGGCACAGAAGCAGGCGTACCTCCCGAAGCTCGCCGCCGGCGAGCTCCGGGCGACACTCGCCCAGCTCGAGCCGAACGCCCGCTGGGACGCCGAGGGCATCGAGCTCGAGGCGAGGAAGGACGGCGGCGGCTACCGGCTCTCGGGCACGAAGCTGTTCGTGCCCGACGCGCACACCGCCGAGCTGCTGATCGTCGCCGGGCGAGAGCCCGCCTCGACGGGTGCCGATGGCGTGACCCTCTTCCTCGTC
This window harbors:
- a CDS encoding acyl-CoA dehydrogenase; its protein translation is MDFGFSEEQEMLRKSARDFLANENPMTYVRRMMEEDRGFTDAQWQKMAELGWMGLILPERYGGAGLDFVDMVVVLEEMGRVVLPGPFFSTAVLGGVALLEGGSEAQKQAYLPKLAAGELRATLAQLEPNARWDAEGIELEARKDGGGYRLSGTKLFVPDAHTAELLIVAGREPASTGADGVTLFLV